A segment of the bacterium genome:
GTGTTATGGGAAAGTCACGCACCCGAACGCCGGTAGCGTTGAAGACCGCATTTGCCACCGCCGCTCCCGCTCCGCAAACGCCGATCTCACCGAGACCCTTGACTCCCAGGACGTTGGCCTTGTCGTCGAAGTCATCGAGTAGCACGGCATCGATTTCGGGTATGTCAGCGTGCACCGGCACCAAGTATCCGGCGAGATCCCGGTTGACAAAGGCGCCGGATCTTGTGTCGATGACGGCCTCCTCGTGCAGGGCCGAGCTCACCCCCCAGATCATGCCGCCGACCAGCTGCGAGCGCGCCGTCTTGGGGTTCAGGATGCGCCCCGCGGTGAACACACCCAGCATCCGCCGGAGCCGGATCTCGCCGGTATCGGCGTCGACACCGACTTCCGCGAACTGCGCCCCGTACGTGTAGATCGAGTGAGCCTTGTAGTTGGGATCATCCCAGAAGCCGACGGAGACCTCGCCCTCCGCTTCGAGGCCCTCGGGAGGGATGCGGCCCGCCGAGGTGCGCAGTTTTTCGCGCAGGGCTTCGCAGGCCAGATGGACAGCGGTGCTCGTGTTGCCGGCGCCCCACGAGCCGCCGGAACCCGAGCTGACTGGGAACTCCGAACGCCCCAGCTCAACCCGCACGCGATCGAGCGGTAGATCGAGCCCCTCAGCAGCGACCTGGCTCAGGATGGTGTACGTGCCCGTGCCAATGTCGGTCATGTCGGTCTGGACGACGGCGACGCGGTCCGGTCCCATCCGGACCCTGACCTTCGTCGGGCCCTGGTAGTGCTCGCGTATGGCGGACGCCATGCCATAGCCGATCAGCCATCGCCCCTCGCGCCGGCTCGCAGGTCGCCCAGGACGCCGTTCCCAGCCGAACCGGCGCGCCCCTTCGCGCAGGCTCTCCACCAGACGCCGGTCGCTGAACGGAACACCGCGCTCGGGGTCGAGCGCGGGCTCGTTCAGGATTCGCAGCTCGACGGGGTCTATCCCGAGAGCATGGGCCAGCTCGTCCATCGCCGACTCCAGCGCGAGGAGGCCCGGCGCGTCGCCCGGCGCGCGCACGTCTTCCCCACCCTGAAGATCGAGTTGCGTCAACCGGTGGCGGGTCACGCGGTTGGGCGCAGCGTAGAGGCTGCGGGTGCTGATAGCGGTTTGCTCAACGTACTCCACGGCGCGACTTGTGTCCATGTTGACCTCGTGGGCGATGGCGGTCAACCGACCGTCGCGTCCCGCGGCCAGTCGCACCCGCTGGCTCGACGTGGGGCGCAGCCCGACGAGGTGAAAGATCTGCTGCCGGGTCATCGCGACCTTGACCGGCTGGTTCAACTGCCGAGACGCGAGCGCGGCCAGGATCGTTTCGTCATGAATGCCTCCCTTGGAGCCGAACCCGCCACCGACATACGGGCTGACAATGTGGACCCGTTGGGGGTCGATTTGGAGCGTGCTGGCGATCGCCAGGCGGGCCCAACCAATGATCTGGACGCCGACGTAGACGACCACGTCGTCGCCACGCCAGGCGGCCAGACACGCGTTTGGTTCCATCGGCTGGGCGAACTGGTACGGCGTAGCGTAGCGCTGATCTATCTTCACCGCGGCGGTCTCGAACGCGGAGTCGAAGTCGCCGACCGCGGTGTCTGTGTCCCAAAAGCCTCTCACGGTCTTGGGAGCGTACGCCAAATCCTGACGCGCAGCAAAGGCATAGTGTCCTGGTTCGGCCGCGTAGTCGACTTCAACAAGACCTGCCGCCGCTCGCGCCTGCTCGAAGGTCTCAGCGACCACGAGGGCTACGGGTTCGCCGTAGTGGTGAACCTCGGAACTGCTCAGCACCGGACGCGCGCGTGCGTTTTCGAACGGATTGGACAAGTCGGGGGTGCCTTGCGTCGGCGCATTGCGATAGGTCATCACCATGCAGACACCGGGCGACTGCTCGGCCCTGGACGTGTCCATTTCCGTGATGCGTCCCCGGCCGATCGTTGCACCGACGATGAAGCCGTAGAGCGGTTGCCCGACCTCCCAGTACTCGTAAGCGTAGGTGGCCTGGCCGGCGACCTTGAGCGGGCCATCGACACGGCTGATGGGTTGTCCGATCATGAGCCTCTCCCTTATTTCGACTGCGCCGCTTGCGCCAGCGTACGGCAGAGGGTGCGCTTCGCCAGCTCGATCTTGAAGTCGTTGTGACCTCTCCCCATAGCGTCTGCCATGGCGGCCTCCGCCGCGGCGCGGAAAGTAGCCGTCGTGGCCGGACGGCCCACGAGAGCGGCCTCTGCCTCGACCGACCGCCACGGCTTGGGGCCAACCCCGCCGAATGCCACTCGGACCGAGCTGACGGTCCCCCCATCGGTCGCGACGACGGCCGCCACGGAGATCAACGCGAACTCGTAGG
Coding sequences within it:
- a CDS encoding xanthine dehydrogenase family protein molybdopterin-binding subunit, which encodes MIGQPISRVDGPLKVAGQATYAYEYWEVGQPLYGFIVGATIGRGRITEMDTSRAEQSPGVCMVMTYRNAPTQGTPDLSNPFENARARPVLSSSEVHHYGEPVALVVAETFEQARAAAGLVEVDYAAEPGHYAFAARQDLAYAPKTVRGFWDTDTAVGDFDSAFETAAVKIDQRYATPYQFAQPMEPNACLAAWRGDDVVVYVGVQIIGWARLAIASTLQIDPQRVHIVSPYVGGGFGSKGGIHDETILAALASRQLNQPVKVAMTRQQIFHLVGLRPTSSQRVRLAAGRDGRLTAIAHEVNMDTSRAVEYVEQTAISTRSLYAAPNRVTRHRLTQLDLQGGEDVRAPGDAPGLLALESAMDELAHALGIDPVELRILNEPALDPERGVPFSDRRLVESLREGARRFGWERRPGRPASRREGRWLIGYGMASAIREHYQGPTKVRVRMGPDRVAVVQTDMTDIGTGTYTILSQVAAEGLDLPLDRVRVELGRSEFPVSSGSGGSWGAGNTSTAVHLACEALREKLRTSAGRIPPEGLEAEGEVSVGFWDDPNYKAHSIYTYGAQFAEVGVDADTGEIRLRRMLGVFTAGRILNPKTARSQLVGGMIWGVSSALHEEAVIDTRSGAFVNRDLAGYLVPVHADIPEIDAVLLDDFDDKANVLGVKGLGEIGVCGAGAAVANAVFNATGVRVRDFPIT